The following proteins are co-located in the Vicia villosa cultivar HV-30 ecotype Madison, WI unplaced genomic scaffold, Vvil1.0 ctg.000162F_1_1_1, whole genome shotgun sequence genome:
- the LOC131624756 gene encoding transcription factor bHLH118-like gives MFPLQRCNELAIPLSNSLNHHPPNHNISQDLILDDCDYVVDFSHKKLCSSRPPKKLFYTPADHTTNHDSNHNPIKDNKKKMIHKEIEKQRRQEMTTLHASLRSLLPLEFIKGKRSISDQMNEGVNYINHLKKDIKQLSEKRDELKKYYNLQSLKSHASCSFSINKNNTTVGIEISTEEGVPLSKLLEQLLKEGLDVVSCFSIQVNGRLLHSAQCEVIDSMSLDLSELRRKFSKTNPSFSCS, from the exons ATGTTTCCTTTACAACGATGCAATGAACTGGCGATCCCCTTATCTAATAGTCTCAACCACCACCCACCAAATCACAATATCTCCCAAGATTTGATTCTTGATgattgtgattatgttgttgatttttcacataaaaaattGTGTAGCAGCCGGCCACCAAAGAAATTATTTTATACACCAGCAGATCACACCACAAATCATGATAGTAATCATAATCCTATCAAAGACAATAAGAAGAAAATGATTCATAAGGAGATTGAGAAGCAAAGGAGACAAGAAATGACTACCCTTCATGCTTCCCTTAGATCCCTTCTCCCTCTTGAATTCATCAAG GGAAAACGTTCTATATCTGATCAAATGAATGAGGGAGTGAATTATATAAACCACTTGAAGAAGGATATAAAACAACTAAGTGAAAAAAGGGATGAACTCAAAAAATATTATAATCTTCAAAGCCTCAAAAGCCATGCATCATGTAGTTTCAGTATCAACAAGAATAATACAACTGTGGGAATTGAAATTAGTACAGAGGAAGGGGTACCACTATCTAAGTTGCTGGAACAACTTCTGAAAGAGGGACTTGATGTTGTTAGCTGCTTTTCAATTCAAGTCAACGGCAGATTACTCCACAGTGCGCAGTGTGAG GTTATTGATTCTATGAGTCTAGATCTATCTGAGCTAAGAAGGAAATTTTCCAAAACTAATCCATCATTTAGTTGTTCTTAA